A window of Festucalex cinctus isolate MCC-2025b chromosome 6, RoL_Fcin_1.0, whole genome shotgun sequence contains these coding sequences:
- the LOC144021131 gene encoding protein disulfide-isomerase-like, producing the protein MQLPMMRMRTLALTGLALLLLVSSCRYARGADEPAETGNATEMTRPDDGRRQEGDEIKEDDNVMVLHGSNFAKALNRTEFLLVEFYAPWCGHCQRLEPVFAEAAEKLKKDEPAIGLAKVDATVEKELAEEFGVSGFPVLKLFLHGDRKKPVDYTGERTVTGIIQWLKRRTGPGASVLENADSAASFIDAHNITVVGFFKSLESDAAKNFAELVMDMADTEFGVTTSPEVFQKYDLKSDTVVLFKKFDDGRADYALSEDDKLDKSNLTNFIQENSLELIIPFTKQSGDKIFSSKVRLHCLLFINGTLESHTALVDQVRTLAKAYKGKMLFISIDVSTDVSFVLEFFGVSASDVPAARIINMDTGKKFKLDTADLIGDLPPLCQHVLDGTAKPYYRSQDVPEDWNKAAVKVLVGENFESVALDPTKNVFVEFYAPWCAHCKDLAPIWDQLGEKYADRDDIIIAKMDSTANELEAVSVTGFPTLKYFPAGGKEVVEYSGKRDLETLSKFLDNGGVLPEEDDDDDDDDEAKAGESAQDGDDESHKDEL; encoded by the exons ATGCAG CTGCCTATGATGAGGATGCGGACGTTAGCGCTAACGGGCCTCGCGCTGCTCCTGCTGGTGTCGTCATGCCGTTACGCTCGGGGCGCCGACGAGCCCGCCGAGACGGGAAACGCCACCGAGATGACGAGGCCGGATGATGGCCGGCGGCAGGAAGGAGACGAGATCAAGGAGGACGACAACGTGATGGTGCTCCATGGCAGCAACTTCGCCAAGGCGCTCAACCGCACCGAATTTTTGTTGGTGGAATTCT ACGCTCCGTGGTGCGGCCACTGCCAGCGCCTGGAGCCCGTCTTCGCCGAGGCTGCCGAGAAGCTGAAGAAGGACGAGCCCGCCATCGGCCTGGCCAAAGTGGACGCCACCGTTGAGAAGGAGCTGGCCGAGGAGTTTGGCGTCTCCGGCTTCCCCGTCCTCAAGCTCTTTCTTCACGGCGACCGAAAGAAACCCGTCGATTATACtg GTGAGAGGACAGTCACGGGAATCATCCAGTGGCTAAAACGTCGCACAGGTCCCGGCGCATCGGTCCTTGAGAACGCTGACTCTGCCGCCAGTTTTATTGACGCCCACAACATCACCGTAGTGGGATTTTTTAAG AGTCTGGAAAGCGACGCGGCGAAGAACTTTGCCGAGCTGGTCATGGACATGGCTGATACGGAGTTCGGCGTTACGACATCTCCGGAGGTTTTCCAGAAGTACGATTTGAAATCTGACACGGTTGTGCTCTTCAAGAAG tttgacgACGGCAGAGCGGACTATGCCCTGTCCGAGGACGACAAGCTGGACAAAAGCAATCTGACTAACTTCATCCAAGAAAACAGCCTGGAGCTCATCATCCCGTTCACTAAGcag TCGGGGGATAAGATCTTCAGCTCCAAAGTTCGCCTTCACTGTCTGCTCTTCATCAACGGCACATTGGAGAGCCACACGGCACTAGTGGACCAAGTCAGGACCCTCGCCAAGGCCTACAAGGGCAAG ATGTTGTTCATCAGCATCGACGTGTCGACCGACGTGTCGTTCGTGCTCGAATTTTTTGGCGTGTCGGCGAGCGACGTGCCCGCGGCTCGCATCATCAACATGGACACGGGCAAGAAGTTCAAATTGGACACGGCGGATCTCATCGGCGACCTGCCGCCGTTGTGTCAGCACGTTCTGGATGGTACGGCCAAG CCTTACTATCGCAGTCAAGACGTGCCCGAGGACTGGAATAAAGCGGCTGTTAAGGTCCTGGTGGGGGAAAATTTTGAGTCTGTTGCTCTGGATCCAACCAAGAACGTCTTTGTAGAGTTTT ATGCTCCCTGGTGTGCCCACTGCAAGGACCTGGCTCCCATCTGGGACCAGCTGGGCGAGAAGTACGCCGAtcgtgatgacatcatcatcgccAAGATGGATTCCACCGCCAACGAACTGGAGGCCGTCAGCGTCACCGGCTTCCCCACCCTCAAATATTTCCCAGCCGGCGGAAAGGAG GTGGTGGAGTACTCAGGAAAGCGGGATCTGGAGACCTTGTCAAAATTTCTGGATAACGGAGGAGTTTTGCCCGAGgaagatgacgacgatgatgatgatgatgaagca AAAGCGGGCGAGTCTGCGCAGGATGGCGACGACGAGTCTCATAAAGATGAGCTTTGA
- the percc1 gene encoding protein PERCC1 yields MATGVMRNVPLRAPSPAYFPPEEDEEDEEEEEKGSTDEDDASVSSDRHQDATERLLRFADAISRDVRRYFGRREDEDGADAPRHEDRADEGHPASELGPLAELFESRGKGQGRPMNARHLPLSFWTEPDPLDGGGAPRDQRTDFGLHALENAQPDFSDLLANWDPNPGDTDLLH; encoded by the coding sequence ATGGCGACGGGCGTCATGCGAAACGTCCCGCTCCGGGCGCCGTCCCCTGCCTACTTCCCCccggaggaggatgaggaggatgaggaagaggaggagaaggggTCCACCGATGAAGACGACGCGTCGGTCTCGTCAGACCGCCACCAGGACGCCACCGAGCGCCTGCTGAGGTTCGCCGACGCCATCAGCCGAGACGTGCGGCGGTATTTCGGCCGGCGCGAGGACGAGGACGGCGCCGACGCCCCCCGGCACGAGGACCGGGCGGACGAGGGGCACCCCGCCTCGGAGCTGGGCCCCCTGGCCGAGCTGTTCGAGTCCCGGGGCAAAGGTCAGGGCCGCCCCATGAACGCCAGGCACCTGCCGCTCAGTTTCTGGACCGAGCCGGACCCCCTGGACGGGGGCGGAGCACCGCGCGACCAACGCACCGACTTCGGCCTGCACGCGCTGGAAAACGCCCAACCGGACTTTAGCGACCTGCTGGCCAACTGGGACCCCAACCCGGGTGACACCGACTTGCTGCattga